AAATTTAAAACTCGCGATGATGATCTATAACATTCACCATTTACACTGTGGCAGTCTGTGTCCTTTATGTGCACCCTTGTTTGGGCAAAAAGGTTTAAAAGCCAATTTAGTCTGTCATTGCCTGTTGATTGAAACCGATCGTGGTTTGGTGTTAGTCGATACAGGGTTAGGGTTACAAGACTATTTACATCCTCAACAACGCTTAGGCAAGCTGATCTATACAATGAGTGCACTCATAACTGATCCGACTTTGTCAGCTTTTCACCAAATTCAAAAATTGGGTTTTCAGCCGAGTGATGTTCGGCATATTTTGCTGAGTCATTTAGACTTTGACCATGCAGGTGGAATAAGTGACTTCCCTAATGCAACAGTACATATTCTGTCGAATGAATTGAATGCCACACAATCTTTGTCAGGTAAAAATAAATTGCGCTATCGCCCACAACAATTCAAACATCATGCTTATTGGCATTTTTTAGAACATGAAGCAGGTGAGCCTTGGTTTAATTTTAATCGCGTGCAAGGTTTTAATATATTTAAAGATGAAATCTTGATGATTCCCCTGCTTGGGCATACAGCAGGACATTGTGGTATTGCTATTCGTCAGAAAGATCGATGGCTACTGTTCTGTGGTGATGCTTATTATTCACACTTGCAGCTTAATCCACAGTATAACGCTTTT
The DNA window shown above is from Acinetobacter piscicola and carries:
- a CDS encoding MBL fold metallo-hydrolase, coding for MIYNIHHLHCGSLCPLCAPLFGQKGLKANLVCHCLLIETDRGLVLVDTGLGLQDYLHPQQRLGKLIYTMSALITDPTLSAFHQIQKLGFQPSDVRHILLSHLDFDHAGGISDFPNATVHILSNELNATQSLSGKNKLRYRPQQFKHHAYWHFLEHEAGEPWFNFNRVQGFNIFKDEILMIPLLGHTAGHCGIAIRQKDRWLLFCGDAYYSHLQLNPQYNAFGLNLMERLFALNNQQRLHSLKAIQTLAQNEPHIELVCAHDPFELQRYSIL